One segment of Pan paniscus chromosome 20, NHGRI_mPanPan1-v2.0_pri, whole genome shotgun sequence DNA contains the following:
- the LOC129394689 gene encoding putative methyl-CpG-binding domain protein 3-like 3, with protein sequence MMPWALQKKREIHMAKAHRRRAARSALPMRLTSCIFQRPVTRIRSHPDNQVRRRKGDEHLEKPQQLCAYRRLQALQPCSSQGEGSSPLHLESVLSILAAGTASESLDRAGAERVHSPLEPTPGQFPAVAGGPTPGMGCQLPPPLSGQLVTPADIRRQARRVKKARERLAKALQADRLARQAEMLTCR encoded by the coding sequence ATGATGCCCTGGGCTTTACAGAAGAAACGAGAAATCCACATGGCCAAGGCCCATCGGAGACGAGCTGCGAGGTCTGCTCTCCCCATGAGACTCACCAGCTGCATCTTCCAGAGGCCGGTGACGAGGATCAGGTCTCATCCTGACAACCAGGTCAGACGCAGAAAAGGGGATGAGCACCTGGAGAAGCCGCAGCAACTCTGCGCCTACCGGAGACTGCAGGCCCTGCAGCCCTGCAGCAGCCAAGGAGAAGGTTCAAGTCCACTGCATTTGGAGAGCGTCTTAAGTATCCTTGCAGCGGGGACGGCCAGTGAATCTCTGGACAGAGCTGGTGCTGAGCGTGTCCACAGCCCGCTTGAGCCCACCCCTGGGCAGTTTCCAGCTGTGGCAGGGGGGCCAACCCCAGGAATGGGTTGTCAGCTCCCACCGCCCCTCTCTGGCCAATTGGTGACTCCTGCAGATATCCGGAGACAGGCCAGGAGGGTGAAGAAAGCCAGGGAGAGACTGGCCAAGGCCTTGCAGGCAGACAggctggccaggcaggcagaAATGCTGACATGTAGATGA